In Alkalihalobacillus sp. AL-G, the genomic stretch CAACCTGAGTTAACAAGCGATGAATGGAAGCCAGTTGAAAAAGCTGAAGAATTACAGATTTTCAGTATTACAAATGTCATTCGTGAACAATACGGTGTAGGCCCGCTTCAGTGGCATGAGGAAACAGCGGAAGTTGCTTATCAGCACAGTAAAGAAATGAAAGCGGAAAATTATTTTTCGCATACTTCACCAGTTGCAGGTGATCTTTCAGATAGGTTAGAAAGCCAGGAGATCAATTACGTTCAAGCAGGTGAAAACATTGCAGCAAATTATATTGATGGGATTGCAGCGGTGATTGGATGGCTAAACAGTGAAGGACATCGTAAAACAATGCTAAGTGATGAATACACGCATCTCGGCGTCGGGGTTCATCAGAAGTATTATACTCAAAACTTTATTGTCCCGTGGTGAATTTCGGGGAAAGATGAAATAAAATAAAAAACTGGGATGTCCAACACGGGTCATCCCAGTTTTTAAGACTAAAATAAAGGTTGAGCGATGTTACTACTTTTGCGGTCGTTCAATAATAAAAAAACTCCCTGTTGCAACAGCTACCAATGTGCCAATATCATTGTAGATTTTAGCTTCTGTGACGGCAGTTTTAGTCCCTAAATGCAGAATCGATGCGCGACAAGTAATATGATCACCTATCCCTGGCGCAGTATAATTTATTTTCATTTCGGATGTCACAGGGACCTGGTTCTCACGCAGATTTTCGGAGACAAGTGTTCCCATCGCTGTGTCTGCAAGGGTAGCGGTAAGTCCGCCATGAACTATATCTACGGAATTATTTAAGATCGGGTGTACCGGGATCGTCATGACGAGGTCCCCACCTTCATATTTCGTTTTTGATTGTAAAAAGCTCATTATATAGGTTCGATATTCACCGCTTCGTTTTTCCAGAAGTCCAGTAACAACCTGTTTTAATACTCGTATTTCTTCATCTGTTGAAACTTCGATTAGTTTTTGGATATCTGAACATAAGCTTTTTTTAGTTTCCATCATTGATCGATCTCCATTTCTTTTTGCCTCATAATAGTGTAACAGTGAAAAAAGAAGTATTGCAACACAAAATAGGCGAACCTTCTATATGGTTGCGTTGTACTATATACTGTAGGCTTGAGTTGAACGTAATGGGAGGAAGTATCGTGAGTAAGCAAGCGAGAAATAATCAAAAGGTCGAAGAATTCAAGATGTTTGTACGCTCACACCCTGGATTAATCGATCATGTAAAGAGCGGGAACCAAACCTGGAAGGATGTATTTACCGAATGGCACTTACTTGGTGAGGAACACGACCAATGGGGACAATATAAAGAGCGAAAAATTGAAGTTTCTTCAAAGAAAAAAAGCAAGAAAAGTATTAGTATGAACGACCTTTCCGTCGGTGAAGTTTTGACGATGATAAAAAATCTTGACATGGAAGAGGTTCGTGAATACGTTTCACAGTTCAGTACTGCCGTAAGTGGAGTTCAGGAATTACTGCAACAGTTTCAATCACCGAAGCATCCTGGAAGGCCTCCTGCTCCGAACAATCCGTTTAATCAGTATTTTAAAGATTGACAAAGGGAAGATGGTGTGATGCGAAAAGAAGTGATGGATTATCTAGAACAGCGTCCAGAGCTAAGGTACATTGTTCGTGAACAGCCACAGTGGTATCGGAAGCTATCTCGAGACCCCGCAGCATTACAGGAGCTTGAGAATGAATCTAAATTTTTTTACGGTCAAACATTTGGTCAAAAAATGGATCGACTGCATGAACAAATCCAAACATTTTCACGACTTGTTCAATTGTTTGGAAAACAATAGTCACTGAACACCTCAGCGAAGAACAGAGGTGTTTTTCTTTTGTCTTTATAAGAATGATTCAACGGATTGGATAGAATGATGATGGACAAGGCTGGGTTGAATGGATATTTTTCAACCTACGAGTGAATCATATCGGATGAGGGAGGTTTGTCCGATGAATATTCACCGTATTCTTGCAGCCGTACTACTTTGCAGCATTTTATCCGCCTGTCAGTACGTCCATTCTGATGAATTAAAAGAGGTCGAAATAAAATCAACTCCGCAAGCGTTCGAAGCAGTAGAGGTTACAAGTCCTGAGACTTCACATTCGATGACAATCCGGCACATGGTTGCAAACGGAACTGTTTTTGTAGAATGTTATGTACCGAATTTCGAGTTTGAGAAGGGTGCTGCTGATCAAAATGAAGGACATCTAATCATTTCTGTTGATCATAAACCTGCTTTTCCTGTTTACAAGGCCGCTTTCATCATTAAAGATTTATCACCTGGAAGACATCATATCGAAGTGAAGCTTAGCGACCATAAGGGCATACCAATCAAAGGAATGGAAAAGCAGTTTTTTGTAAATATAAAATAACCAACAAAAATGGTTGGAGAAAATAACAATTCAAAATGTCATGCATTAATATTGGCGATATAGGGGTTATTTGTGGCATACTGAATAGAGAACCTAAGAAAGGTGGAGGTGTGTTAGGTGATCGCCACAATAGAAGGCATAGAAATTTTAGAAGAAGCAGAGCAGCTAGCGAAGATTTTGGCACATTCTGATATTGCCATTCAATATACAAACGCAAAACGAAAATTGCAAGAGGATTCCAAAGCCCAGGACCTAATAGCCGAATTTTCACGTTTGAAAGAACGGTATGAAGAGGTTCAGAGGTTCGGAAAATATCATCCAGACTATACAACAGTTTCAACCGATATTCGTGTATTAAAACGGACGATGGATTTACACGAGACAGTTGCAGAATACAAGCGCTCGGAACAAGAACTTGAGAAATTGCTGAACGAAATAAGTTCTATCGTAGCCGGAAAGGTATCCAAAAATATTAAAGTTCCAACTGGAAATCCTTTTTTCGATAACCTAAGTTGCGGTGGTGGTTGTGGTTCTGGAGGATCCTGTGGTTGCGGGTGAAATTTCTAACTATAAAGAGGGACTCATATCCTGATGAACAGGCTTGATGACAGTCTGTTCATCAGTATGAGTCTTTTTAATTACAAACGAAAACGTACACAGTCATGACATAGATTACCGCAACAGAACATTTTTTCCTGGGGTACATAGAATCTGCTTCTGAATACAAAGCAGTTCTTTTCCTCACGAACATAGATTAGTTCATAGTGCAGCCGTCTCCCTTTCATTGCCTTCACAGCTGCTTTCTCAAGTATATTAACGAGGTCTTTTTTTTCGATGGATGATGCAGAACATAAATAAAGAAACGGTATTCCAGCCATATATTTTCTTTCCACCTTAATAAAAAGAGAAGAAGCTATTAATTCACTGATAAACTTTTCCCAAATAATAGTAAGATCCATAACGTTCGATCACCCCGTATTAACAGCAATTGCGCACAATGAGCAATCATGCTAGACTGAATAAAAAATGATAAAAAGGAGTACGCTTTCATGCTGACGAATCGTACTGGTTTAGCCGTATGGCTCCACTCTTTAAAATACATAAAACAGCTTAGGAAATTTGGAAACGTTCATTATGTTTCAAAACGTATGAAGTATGCAGTATTATATTGTAATTCTTCCGATAAAGATTCCATTATTGGAAAAATGGAAGGCTTGCATTTTGTTAAAAAAGTTGCACCATCCCACAAAGCATTTATTAAGACTGAATATCAGAATGCTCGTCCTGATAAGGCGAAAGAGTACGATTATAAGATCGGCTTGTAGAGAGGATGTTCAAAAACCGACTGCTAATTATTTGAACTTACTGAATATCCGACTCAACCATAGCACACAAAAAAAGGGACTGACTCATCCAAGGACTTGGCGCCTCCATACTGGAGCAAACCATTCCTTGTGGGTCAGTCCCTGTTCCATACCCGCACATGCTTGAAACATCACAAAAATGTTTTTTCACCGTAAGGGATGGAACAATGGGAGAGGAGAAACCGGAGTTAAGCCTATGGGGAAATAAGCTATACTCCGCGGTTCAACGAGGACTGACCCTAACGAGTCAATCCCTAATTATAGTATTGAACAGATATCTCTTGTTCTATACGCACATTTTAAGTTTTATCATTTTTTATGGTAGGATAGTTAGGAAAAACAAAACGACAATGAGGTAACAATATGAGGGTCATATCAGGAAATCAAAAAGGAAGAAAACTAAAGGCAGTTCCCGGTACAAGCACGAGGCCGACGACAGATAAAATTCGTGAGTCAATCTTTAATATGGTGGGGCCATATTTTGATGGCGGTACTTCGCTGGATCTATATGGTGGCAGTGGTGCACTCACGATTGAAGGGATCAGCAGAGGGATTGAACGAGGTGTGATTGTGGATGTTGATCCAAAAGCAATCGATACGATACGAGAAAACCTTCGCCTGTGCAATTATACCGATGAAGTCGAAGTGTATCGCAATGATTCCAAACGGGCATTGAAAGCACTAAAAAAAAGGGAGATCGCTTTCAAATATGTTTATTTGGACCCCCCTTACAAAAAACAAAGGATTGAGAAAGAAATTGAAGCCCTTTCTCAAGCACACTTGCTTGAACCGAATGCGATCATTATTGTGGAGCACGATTCAAACCTAACCTTATCGGATCAGGTCGAGACGTGTACGAAGTTAAAAGCAGAAAAATATAACAATACAACATCTGTTACGATTTTTATTAATGACCCAAGCCAGGAGGAAAATCCGAATGAGTAAGAAGCAAGCAATTTGTCCGGGAAGCTTTGACCCGATTACGTATGGTCATTTAGATATCATTTCAAGAGGGGCGAACGTTTTTGATGAAGTGATTGTTGTGGTCGCGAACAACCAAAGTAAGGACTCTCTTTTTACAGTAAAAGAGCGAATGGATCTTATCCGCAAGGCCACGAAAGACATTCCGAACGTTAAGATTGATGCGTGTAATGGGCTTCTTATCGACTATGTCCGGACGACAGGAGCCAAGGTTATTTTAAGAGGTTTAAGGGCGGTATCGGATTTTGAGTATGAAATGCAAATTACATCGATCAACCGTAAACTGGATGAATCAGTCGAAACATTTTTTGTAATGACTAACAATCAATATTCGTTCCTAAGCTCAAGCATCGTAAAGGAAGTCGCGAAATACAATTCACCAGTTTCAGACCTTGTTCCTCCCATTGTGGAAAAAGCATTAAAAGAAAAATTCGCCAAATAAAGGCGTTACTTCACACGAATTGCTGTCTGATCGAGTGACCGCCAAATGATCAGAACATAAATGACGAGACTGACAAAGGTCACTGTCGCTCCAATCGTCAATAGCTGGTCCCAGATGGACTCTGCCCAGCTTATGGTTGGGTGAGTAGCAAAAGCGGCAACGACAGAGGTTCCTGACGACTGTGATACATAAAGTGGCTTCCAGAGTAAGACGGTGAGCACTGAAGCAACAAAACCATGTAACAGCCTTGCCATAAAAAATGGCTTAAATCGAATATCTGTCTCTGCGAGAATACTCGCAACCTGAGCATGAACGGAAAATCCATTGAACGCTAAAATAAAGCTGACGATAATTGCTTGGTGGATGAGTGGAGTATTTACTTCACTGACCTGCTGGCTTCCTATCGTTATTTCTAATAACCCTGTAATAAAAGGGATGCTTAGATCCTGTGAAAAGCCTATAATTCCAATAAAAGCTGAAAAAACTGACGCGAGAAACGCGGTAATATTCACTTCTGCAAGCATTCGGTTCAACACCGAAAATAAGAGAATGAATCCCCCGATCATCAGTAACGTTTGGATGGAATGTTGAACGGCATCACCTAATATCTTTCCAAATGGACGTGGATCTCGTCGCTTTACCTCATTCATACGATATAAAGCATATTTTAACCGATTGTTTGGAACATGTTTTTTATTTCGCAGTGGAAATTGCCGATAGTCCTTTCCATAAAAGCGCATGACCAGGCCAACGACAATATTTCCTAAGTAATGTGCTGCAACCAACAATAGACCAAGATCGGTATTATAAAAAAATCCGATTGAAATAGCGACGAGTATAAACAAAGGATTCGAACAGTTCGTAAATGAAACAAGACGTTCTGCTTCGATTTGTGTCAACTCATTCTCCTGTCTCAATCGTGCTGTGAATTTAGCACCTGCTGGAAATCCAGATGAAATCCCCATCGCCCAGACAAAACCGCCGGCTCCGGGTACATTGAACAACGGTCTCATGAATGGTTCAAGCAACACACCAACTAGTCTTACTACGCCAAAGCTAATTAATATTTCACTTATGATAAAAAAGGGTAAAAGGGAAGGAAAGACGATTTCCCACCATGTTGTCAACCCCTTTAATGATGATTCAAACGCTGCTTTTGGGTATAACATTAAGGAGAAGGCAAAAAAGGAAGCAATAACTGCATAAGATATATTTTTTATTCGAGAATGGAACAATCCTAAGCCTCCTTATCATAAAATCGAATAACAGATGTAGTAAGGTAAGTTGTCCTCATTTATGTATACGCACAGTGCATAAGATTAGACCATGAGAATCGTCAGGAGGTTCGGTGAACATGCAACCAAAAGTTGGTTTAGCACTTGGGTCCGGGGGTGCTCGTGGATTTGCCCATATTGGGGTTATAAAAGCACTGCATCAAGCCGGGATACCAATTAACATGATTGCAGGGAGCAGCATGGGAGCTCTTGTTGGCGCCTTATATTGTATCGGACATCACCCAGATACTATGGTTAAAATGGCACGTTTGTTCCGTAGAAAATATTACATGGATTATACAGTACCAAGAATGGGATTTGTTTCTGGTCAAAAAGTAAAACAACTGATGCATGCCCTGACCCATGGAAAGAGTATAGAAGAATTAAACATCCCACTCTCCATTATTGCAACTGACCTTTTAAAAGGAGAAAAAGCGATATTACAAACTGGACCTGTGTCCGACGCAATTCGTGCGAGCATCGCAGTGCCGGGAATATTCGTGCCACATAAAATTGGCGACCGTCTTTTAATTGACGGGGGAGTAATTGATCGGGTTCCTGTTTCTGTAGTCAAGGAAATGGGGGCAGACATTGTCATTGCTGTCGACATCTCACATATAAAAGAAAACCCGGAGATCAATACAATCTTTGATGTGATCTTACAGAGTATTGATATCATGCAACGAGAACTCGTAAAAGTAAGCGAAATTTCTTCAGATGTCTTAATCCGTCCAATGGTTGAAAAGTTTAGCTCTTCATCGTTTACCCAAATTGACGAGATTATCTCACTTGGGGAAGAAGAAACGAAATTGAAACTTCAAGATATCAAAGATGCACTTCATAATTGGAGGAAACAAAATGGAGAAAAATAGGGTTTTTAATTTTAGGGCGCAGTGGCCATGGGTGATTCTGTTACTCATTATTCTAGCCGCACTTTTACCCTTACCTTATTACATGACTCAGCCAGGTTCTGCCAAAGTTTTGGAACCGATCGTTGATGTTGAAAATGGAGATGAGTCAAAGGGAGTCTTCATGTTAACAACCGTTTTAGTCGGGAAAGCAAATGTGGCAGAGTACATATGGGCAAAAGCAAGCGAATACCGTGATGTATTTCCAAAAGAGCAAATCCGAGGAACGGATGAAACGGATGAGGAATACGAAGCAAGACAACTTCAACTTATGCAAAGCTCTCAGGACGCTGCCAGAATTGTAGCATTTAAGGCAGCAGGAAAAGAAATCGAAATTCTCCATAAGGGTGTATTAGTAACAGGCGTCATTTCAGGAATGCCTGCAGCAAAAAAACTAGTTGTAGGGGATTTGATCATTGCTTTGAACGGGGAACCAATCTATACAGCTGAACAGCTTATTCAAGGTCTAAAGAAGTTTAGCGAAAATGACAAAGTAACGTTAACCGTTAAAAATTCGGATCAAAAGAAAGAGGTTGAGCTGACTTTAAAGCCATTCCCAGAAAAACTCGTTAAGAATGGTGACCAAAACAAATTTGGAATCGGCATAACCTACCCTGTTACTTTTACAGAAGTAGAAACCGATCCGACAGTAAAAATCGATACGAACCAAATTGGAGGACCATCAGCAGGCTTCATGTTTACTCTTGAGATTTATGATCAATTGACAAAAGAGGACTGGACGAAGGGATATCGTATTGCTGGTACAGGTACAATGAATATTGAAGGTAAAATTGGTCCGATCGGTGGTATTAAACAGAAAGTGGTTGCAGCAGATAATGCAAATGCTGATATCTTTTTCGCGCCGGTAGCTGCATCGAATTATAAACATGCGAAAGAGGCAGCA encodes the following:
- a CDS encoding PaaI family thioesterase produces the protein MMETKKSLCSDIQKLIEVSTDEEIRVLKQVVTGLLEKRSGEYRTYIMSFLQSKTKYEGGDLVMTIPVHPILNNSVDIVHGGLTATLADTAMGTLVSENLRENQVPVTSEMKINYTAPGIGDHITCRASILHLGTKTAVTEAKIYNDIGTLVAVATGSFFIIERPQK
- the ylbD gene encoding spore coat protein YlbD, which gives rise to MSKQARNNQKVEEFKMFVRSHPGLIDHVKSGNQTWKDVFTEWHLLGEEHDQWGQYKERKIEVSSKKKSKKSISMNDLSVGEVLTMIKNLDMEEVREYVSQFSTAVSGVQELLQQFQSPKHPGRPPAPNNPFNQYFKD
- a CDS encoding YlbE-like family protein; amino-acid sequence: MRKEVMDYLEQRPELRYIVREQPQWYRKLSRDPAALQELENESKFFYGQTFGQKMDRLHEQIQTFSRLVQLFGKQ
- a CDS encoding YlbF family regulator, with protein sequence MIATIEGIEILEEAEQLAKILAHSDIAIQYTNAKRKLQEDSKAQDLIAEFSRLKERYEEVQRFGKYHPDYTTVSTDIRVLKRTMDLHETVAEYKRSEQELEKLLNEISSIVAGKVSKNIKVPTGNPFFDNLSCGGGCGSGGSCGCG
- a CDS encoding YlbG family protein — its product is MLTNRTGLAVWLHSLKYIKQLRKFGNVHYVSKRMKYAVLYCNSSDKDSIIGKMEGLHFVKKVAPSHKAFIKTEYQNARPDKAKEYDYKIGL
- the rsmD gene encoding 16S rRNA (guanine(966)-N(2))-methyltransferase RsmD, coding for MRVISGNQKGRKLKAVPGTSTRPTTDKIRESIFNMVGPYFDGGTSLDLYGGSGALTIEGISRGIERGVIVDVDPKAIDTIRENLRLCNYTDEVEVYRNDSKRALKALKKREIAFKYVYLDPPYKKQRIEKEIEALSQAHLLEPNAIIIVEHDSNLTLSDQVETCTKLKAEKYNNTTSVTIFINDPSQEENPNE
- the coaD gene encoding pantetheine-phosphate adenylyltransferase translates to MSKKQAICPGSFDPITYGHLDIISRGANVFDEVIVVVANNQSKDSLFTVKERMDLIRKATKDIPNVKIDACNGLLIDYVRTTGAKVILRGLRAVSDFEYEMQITSINRKLDESVETFFVMTNNQYSFLSSSIVKEVAKYNSPVSDLVPPIVEKALKEKFAK
- the ylbJ gene encoding sporulation integral membrane protein YlbJ; the encoded protein is MFHSRIKNISYAVIASFFAFSLMLYPKAAFESSLKGLTTWWEIVFPSLLPFFIISEILISFGVVRLVGVLLEPFMRPLFNVPGAGGFVWAMGISSGFPAGAKFTARLRQENELTQIEAERLVSFTNCSNPLFILVAISIGFFYNTDLGLLLVAAHYLGNIVVGLVMRFYGKDYRQFPLRNKKHVPNNRLKYALYRMNEVKRRDPRPFGKILGDAVQHSIQTLLMIGGFILLFSVLNRMLAEVNITAFLASVFSAFIGIIGFSQDLSIPFITGLLEITIGSQQVSEVNTPLIHQAIIVSFILAFNGFSVHAQVASILAETDIRFKPFFMARLLHGFVASVLTVLLWKPLYVSQSSGTSVVAAFATHPTISWAESIWDQLLTIGATVTFVSLVIYVLIIWRSLDQTAIRVK
- a CDS encoding patatin-like phospholipase family protein translates to MQPKVGLALGSGGARGFAHIGVIKALHQAGIPINMIAGSSMGALVGALYCIGHHPDTMVKMARLFRRKYYMDYTVPRMGFVSGQKVKQLMHALTHGKSIEELNIPLSIIATDLLKGEKAILQTGPVSDAIRASIAVPGIFVPHKIGDRLLIDGGVIDRVPVSVVKEMGADIVIAVDISHIKENPEINTIFDVILQSIDIMQRELVKVSEISSDVLIRPMVEKFSSSSFTQIDEIISLGEEETKLKLQDIKDALHNWRKQNGEK
- a CDS encoding SepM family pheromone-processing serine protease, producing the protein MEKNRVFNFRAQWPWVILLLIILAALLPLPYYMTQPGSAKVLEPIVDVENGDESKGVFMLTTVLVGKANVAEYIWAKASEYRDVFPKEQIRGTDETDEEYEARQLQLMQSSQDAARIVAFKAAGKEIEILHKGVLVTGVISGMPAAKKLVVGDLIIALNGEPIYTAEQLIQGLKKFSENDKVTLTVKNSDQKKEVELTLKPFPEKLVKNGDQNKFGIGITYPVTFTEVETDPTVKIDTNQIGGPSAGFMFTLEIYDQLTKEDWTKGYRIAGTGTMNIEGKIGPIGGIKQKVVAADNANADIFFAPVAASNYKHAKEAAKDINTEMKIVPVETFQDAIDFLKGLESKH